Genomic DNA from Candidatus Saccharimonadales bacterium:
GAATCATCGGTAAAAGTTGACCGAATCATGGCCCTACTAGACAAGGCCTGTGTGCCTACTGGTATGGGTGATAACTGTACTGCTGCCTCAACAGATACAACGCCTCCAAGCGTCCCTCAGCAACTAAAGGCAGCTGCGGCAAGCCCAACACAGATTAACCTATCATGGACTCCAAGCACCGATCCGTCGGGTATCGCTGGCTACGATGTATTTAGGTCTGGCGATGGTGGAAGTGCTCAAAAGATCGCGACAGTAACGACAGTTAGCTTTGGCGACGCACAATTAAAACCTGCCACCAAATATACCTACTACGTTACTGCCCGGGATATGGCCAATAACTCAAGTGCATCGTCCGCCACTAGCGAAGCAACAACCCCAAGCATTCCTTCAAATGTCCAAAAAGTCACAGGTAAACTTACCGCCAGAGACGACGAACAGCTTGGCAATGCCCAAATTATCGTTCGTAGCGGTCACGGTGAACGGCATATCTACGCAACAACTGCCGATGGAAGTTATACTGTCCAAGACCTCAAACCAGGGACGTATACCTTCAAATATAAAGCTCGCGGCTACAATCCAAAAACAATCACACTACGAGTATCCGCCGGACAAACAATTACTAAAAATGTCGTCTTAAGAATGCGTTAAGGAGAACCTATGCAACCTGAATTTAACCCTCAACCTGAACCTCAACCACAATCTCAGCCTCAACCACAGCCAGATAACACCCCGTTTCAGACACCAGAAACACCGACGCCACCTCAGAAATCACCCAAAACAAAGATACTTGTTATACTTCTTGCGGTTATCGTCGTCCTTGCAATAGGCAGTGGCATCACCTGGTTCGTGATGAGCAAAGTATCCACGTCTGAAACAACACAGCAGGCAACAGCACCGGCGAAAGTAACCATCACAAAAGACGGCTTTACTCCCGCATCTATCAAAGTGAAAAAAGACCAAGCTGTCGAATGGATAAACGATGACGGAACACCTCATAGCATCGCATCCGATCCTCATCCTTCACACGACCAGCTTCCAGGCCTTGATAGCATTGACCCTCTTAACACTGGTGAATCTTACCTATTCACCTTTGAAACCACCGGAACATATACCTATCATGACGATGTAAACCCTGACAAGTTCAAGGGAACGGTGATCGTTGAATAAAATCATGAATAAATTTATATCTTCAAAAAAAATCGTACTTTCTGCTATCGGACTTCTTGTCGGTGTAGCAAGCATAGGCAGCGTCGCTCATGCAGTCGACCTACTGGCAAGTATCGAACCTGAAAATGGCACCCTGCAAAACCCTGCAAAAGTAATTACCGACACGACGGCATCAGGCGGAAAAGCAGTCCAGTTTGGCGTCGCAACAACGACCACACCTCCACCGACTACCCCTCCAACACCTCCGCCATCAACACCACCTAGTACGGGTTCTTACAAAAAACTTACCCCTGGCACTGCTTGGCAATGGCAGTTAACTGGTACGATTAATGAAACTATCTTGGACGGGGTGAACAATAGCAAAAAAATGTACGACATTGATGTTTACGATACTCCCGCACCAACAATCACCCGATTAAAAGCTAAAGGCATAACGGTCATTTGTTATTTTAGTGCTGGTTCGGCAGAAAACTGGCGACCAGACTACAGCAAATTCCCTGCATCCGTCATGGGTAAGGGTCTTGATGGCTGGGCTGGCGAAAAATGGCTTGATGTACGCCAACTTGACGTGCTACGGCCAATCATGGGTGCACGTATGGACATGGCTAAGGACAAGGGCTGTGACGGCCTAGAACCTGACAACGTGGATGCATACACTAACAGCACGGGATTCCCGCTTACTGCCGCTCATCAGGCCGCATACAACCGTATGCTTGCCCAGGAAGGTCACAAGCGTAACCTATCAGTCGGTCTAAAAAACGACGTTGACCAAATTGCGACACTCGTAAACGACTTTGACTGGGCACTCAACGAGCAATGCTACCAATACAACGAATGTGACGGCTATAAAGTGTTCATTCAACAAGGCAAAGCAGTCTTTGGCGTCGAATACAGCTTGGACATCAGCAAGTTCTGCTCAAAAGCGAATACCGCTAACTACGACTGGCTCAAAAAGAGTTTGAACCTCGGTGCAACCCCTAGAACCACTTGTCGATAAGCTAAATAAACCTCGCATCCAGCATTGATTCCCACCTGGTAGTCCCTGACCACATTGTTGCTAATGTTTTTAGGAACTGTACGCCACACAGTATCGCTCTAGGTCTTCTGCCGAGTTAATCCCAATTCCGTATTCAGTAGCTTCACTTTTTAAAAGAGTGACGTGGCAAAGTGGGGGTTTATAATCTGGAATTAGTGCTTGAACGAATTCACGTAGTTCGTCAACACCATCAATTTCCACCGATCCAATCATCGTCATCTGCCCTTCTTTGCGACAAATATATCGCTCTTCACCTAGGCTAACGAAATGTAACTTATGTGTCTGCAAAAAATCCCGAACAGCATCAGCAATTTCCTGTTCCCTTGCTTCGTCGGCTATGTAATCTCTTGTCGCCACAAGCGAGCAGTGATATTCATTTTTTGGCAAAAGCTCAACACCTTCAAAAACCTGCAAGGGCAGGGGAGTCATATTCTCCGTTATGTCTAACGCGATGTACCCTTTTGCATCCCCATCATACCAAACACCCTGACCTAAGATCTGTTTAGCCATGAATTTTCTCGCCCCTCTCTAGCATTCCAATAAACTTCTCAATCCTTGCCTGCCGTGTTTCGGGCTTTTTTGCCATGTGTAGACGAAATAAAATCGCGTAGGTATTTGTTTTGTTG
This window encodes:
- a CDS encoding carboxypeptidase regulatory-like domain-containing protein; this translates as MKKNIHKTTLSIFSSITLALAFVLIPFQHTASAASCAPVSAIGVSTNEVSVPSDGIYRIWSRVMPTDATNNSFWLEIDGTTCILVGDTPLAANKWAWVDNQQGIATTKIDVTLKTGKHTIKAIGRESSVKVDRIMALLDKACVPTGMGDNCTAASTDTTPPSVPQQLKAAAASPTQINLSWTPSTDPSGIAGYDVFRSGDGGSAQKIATVTTVSFGDAQLKPATKYTYYVTARDMANNSSASSATSEATTPSIPSNVQKVTGKLTARDDEQLGNAQIIVRSGHGERHIYATTADGSYTVQDLKPGTYTFKYKARGYNPKTITLRVSAGQTITKNVVLRMR
- a CDS encoding endo alpha-1,4 polygalactosaminidase, encoding MNKFISSKKIVLSAIGLLVGVASIGSVAHAVDLLASIEPENGTLQNPAKVITDTTASGGKAVQFGVATTTTPPPTTPPTPPPSTPPSTGSYKKLTPGTAWQWQLTGTINETILDGVNNSKKMYDIDVYDTPAPTITRLKAKGITVICYFSAGSAENWRPDYSKFPASVMGKGLDGWAGEKWLDVRQLDVLRPIMGARMDMAKDKGCDGLEPDNVDAYTNSTGFPLTAAHQAAYNRMLAQEGHKRNLSVGLKNDVDQIATLVNDFDWALNEQCYQYNECDGYKVFIQQGKAVFGVEYSLDISKFCSKANTANYDWLKKSLNLGATPRTTCR
- a CDS encoding cupredoxin domain-containing protein, which gives rise to MQPEFNPQPEPQPQSQPQPQPDNTPFQTPETPTPPQKSPKTKILVILLAVIVVLAIGSGITWFVMSKVSTSETTQQATAPAKVTITKDGFTPASIKVKKDQAVEWINDDGTPHSIASDPHPSHDQLPGLDSIDPLNTGESYLFTFETTGTYTYHDDVNPDKFKGTVIVE